In a genomic window of Chrysemys picta bellii isolate R12L10 chromosome 1, ASM1138683v2, whole genome shotgun sequence:
- the GPR15 gene encoding G-protein coupled receptor 15, translated as MSETPFNYNDSYEYFFPTESPEEYCQALHMPYMGIFLPILYTTVFLVGIVGNSILMGALVFKFRVRRLIDTFILNLAASDFVFLLTLPLWVHKEIWLGVWRSGSFLCKGSSYIISVNMYCSIFLLTCMSADRYLAIMYPSVARKVRTRFYTNGLCICVWILSCLLGLPTLLSRELRQYNGQAYCTDVELTPTKRFVSLVTLILAFFFPLLSILTFYCSITKKLCMHYQKSGKHDKKLRKSIKIVFIVVVAFVFSWIPYNVFKLLAIISGLQDPKPPFCLPYVLAQVGMEVSSPFAFANSCANPFIYYCFDGYIRRNISQCLCPCVKGHSTGSSSDTLDTRISYSLSTFIHGEDAIRKRRRSLSF; from the coding sequence atgtCTGAGACACCTTTCAACTATAACGATAGCTATGAATATTTCTTTCCCACTGAGAGTCCTGAAGAGTACTGCCAAGCTCTGCACATGCCATATATGGGCATTTTCCTTCCTATTCTGTATACCACTGTGTTCCTGGTGGGAATCGTCGGCAATTCCATCCTGATGGGAGCCCTGGTCTTCAAATTTAGAGTCCGCAGGCTGATCGACACCTTTATCCTCAACTTAGCTGCCTCTGACTTTGTTTTCCTCCTCACATTGCCACTCTGGGTACACAAGGAGATCTGGCTGGGGGTCTGGAGGTCAGGCTCCTTTCTCTGCAAAGGCAGTTCCTACATCATCTCAGTCAACATGTATTGCAGTATCTTCCTCCTCACTTGCATGAGTGCTGATCGGTACCTGGCCATCATGTACCCCTCTGTAGCCAGGAAAGTCAGAACAAGATTCTACACTAATGGACTTTGCATCTGTGTCTGGATTCTCTCCTGCCTCCTAGGGCTTCCCACCCTTCTGTCCAGAGAACTCAGGCAATATAATGGCCAGGCTTACTGCACAGATGTGGAGCTCACACCTACTAAACGGTTTGTGTCACTGGTAACGTTAATTCTGGCCTTCTTTTTCCCCTTGCTGAGCATCTTGACCTTCTACTGCTCCATCACCAAGAAGCTCTGCATGCATtaccagaaatctgggaaacatGACAAAAAGCTGAGGAAATCTATCAAGATTGTCTTCATTGTAGTGGTTGCCTTTGTTTTCTCTTGGATTCCCTACAACGTTTTCAAGCTTCTGGCTATCATCTCTGGGCTCCAGGACCCGAAGCCACCTTTCTGCCTTCCTTATGTCCTTGCCCAGGTGGGCATGGAAGTGAGCAGCCCCTTTGCATTTGCCAACAGCTGTGCCAACCCTTTCATCTACTACTGCTTCGATGGCTATATCCGCAGGAACATCTCACAGTGCCTGTGTCCATGCGTGAAGGGCCACAGCACTGGGAGCAGTTCTGACACCCTGGACACTCGCATCAGCTACTCCTTGTCCACTTTTATTCATGGGGAGGATGCCATTAGGAAACGGAGGCGCTCTCTGTCATTCTGA
- the CLDND1 gene encoding claudin domain-containing protein 1, whose translation MMDNRFATALVIACVLCLISTIYMAASIGTDFWYEYHSPAGNASELSKSILEEFISMDADEKTYTDALFRCNGTVGLWRRCITVPKNSHWYSPPETDMVRNCVSFSLSDQFAEKYMEPGNHNSGSDLNRTYLWRLQFLLPFVSLGLMCFGALIGLCACACRSLYPAIAIGVLHFLAGLCTLGSVSCYVAGIELLHKKLHPPDDVQGEFGWSFCLACVSAPLQFMAAALFIWAARTNRKEFTLLKAYRVA comes from the exons ATGATGGATAACCGCTTTGCTACAGCTCTAGTAATTGCCTGCGTGCTCTGCCTCATTTCCACCATTTATATGGCAGCCTCAATCGGTACAGATTTCTGGTATGAGTATCATAGCCCAGCTGGAAATGCCAGCGAACTTAGCAAGAGTATTTTGGAGGAATTCATCAGTATGGACGCAGATGAGAAGACTTATACGGATGCACTGTTCCGGTGCAATGGCACAGTTGGATTGTGGCGGAGATGTATCACTGTTCCCAAAAACTCTCACTGGTATAGCCCACCAG aaaCTGATATGGTCAGAAACTGCGTCAGTTTTTCCCTCTCTGATCAATTTGCGGAGAAGTACATGGAGCCTGGGAACCACAATAGTGGTAGTGACCTGAACCGGACCT ATCTTTGGCGTTTGCAGTTCCTCCTGCCCTTTGTCAGCCTAGGGCTGATGTGCTTTGGGGCTTTGATTGGCCTTTGTGCTTGTGCCTGTCGAAGCCTCTACCCTGCCATTGCCATAGGAGTCCTACATTTCCTTGCAG GTCTGTGTACGCTGGGCTCAGTCAGCTGCTACGTAGCTGGAATTGAGCTGCTCCACAAGAAGCTGCACCCACCTGATGATGTGCAGGGTGAATTTGGCTGGTCCTTCTGCCTGGCTTGTGTATCTGCTCCTTTACAGTTTATGGCAGCTGCCCTCTTCATCTGGGCCGCCCGCACCAACAGGAAGGAATTCACGCTCTTGAAAGCGTACCGTGTAGCATAA